The Saccopteryx leptura isolate mSacLep1 chromosome 2, mSacLep1_pri_phased_curated, whole genome shotgun sequence genome has a window encoding:
- the PPY gene encoding pancreatic polypeptide prohormone has translation MAAVCHFLSLLLLSTCVALLLQPPLGAWGAPLEPVYPGDNATPEQMAQYAAELRRYINMLTRPRYGKRDKEDTLNFLEWGPSDKAAPREFSQMDM, from the exons ATGGCTGCTGTATGCCACTTCCTCTCCCTGCTGCTCCTGTCCACGTGTGTGGCTTTGTTGCTGCAGCCACCACTGGGTGCCTGGGGGGCCCCGCTGGAGCCAGTGTACCCAGGGGACAACGCCACACCGGAGCAGATGGCCCAGTATGCGGCTGAGCTCCGCAGATACATCAACATGCTAACCAGGCCCAG atatgggaaaagagacaaagaagataCGCTGAACTTCTTGGAATGGGGTCCCTCCGACAAAGCTGCCCCCAG GGAGTTCAGCCAGATGGACATGTAA